The following proteins are co-located in the Papaver somniferum cultivar HN1 unplaced genomic scaffold, ASM357369v1 unplaced-scaffold_128, whole genome shotgun sequence genome:
- the LOC113331725 gene encoding succinate dehydrogenase subunit 6, mitochondrial-like isoform X1: MVLPISVATSSFKNSGGGKCKESSKSSCDRNAVGALHLGGTAWRYSKSPHGAVLAMGLGAVVGYTVGKEVASHYYQLYRDDAMDSQVKFLEWIVPVVDVIVISRWFVDCTCSSDCKWWYKLC; the protein is encoded by the exons ATGGTTCTGCCAATTTCAGTTGCTACTTCTTCATTCAAAAACTCTGGAG GTGGAAAATGCAAGGAAAGCAGCAAAAGTAGCTGCGATAGGAACGCTGTTGGAGCACTTCATTTGGGCGGAACTGCCTGGAGATATTCAAAGAGTCCTCACG GTGCCGTCTTAGCTATGGGTCTTGGAGCTGTGGTTGGTTACACAGTTGGAAAAGAAGTTGCATCCCATTATTATCAACTCTATCGGGATGATGCTATGGATTCTCAGGTCAAGTTTTTGGAGTGGATTGTACCTGTTGTGGATGTAATTGTGATCTCTAGATGGTTTGTGGATTGTACCTGCAGTTCAGATTGCAAGTGGTGGTACAAGTTGTGCTGA
- the LOC113331725 gene encoding succinate dehydrogenase subunit 6, mitochondrial-like isoform X2 produces the protein MQIPGGKCKESSKSSCDRNAVGALHLGGTAWRYSKSPHGAVLAMGLGAVVGYTVGKEVASHYYQLYRDDAMDSQVKFLEWIVPVVDVIVISRWFVDCTCSSDCKWWYKLC, from the exons ATGCAAATTCCAG GTGGAAAATGCAAGGAAAGCAGCAAAAGTAGCTGCGATAGGAACGCTGTTGGAGCACTTCATTTGGGCGGAACTGCCTGGAGATATTCAAAGAGTCCTCACG GTGCCGTCTTAGCTATGGGTCTTGGAGCTGTGGTTGGTTACACAGTTGGAAAAGAAGTTGCATCCCATTATTATCAACTCTATCGGGATGATGCTATGGATTCTCAGGTCAAGTTTTTGGAGTGGATTGTACCTGTTGTGGATGTAATTGTGATCTCTAGATGGTTTGTGGATTGTACCTGCAGTTCAGATTGCAAGTGGTGGTACAAGTTGTGCTGA